The window GCTGGCAGGTATTTCCGACCGATTTACTTTTCCTGTCAGTCCTGTCACAAGTTTATCTACTCTCTTATAATTAGATAAACTAAATATTAGATTTACAATATATACCTGTCAATAGTTCATGGCATAAAAGTTAATGATTGACGCACTCCCCACTTTCAATACATTTCGGTTAACATCTAAATCTTGATTCAGATCCCCCTAACCCCCTTTAACCTGGGGTAAAGTCATGGCTTACGATTTGGGGAGGAATTTTCAAAGTGAAAACGCACCGTCACTAAGAAACCAATTTTGGCAAATGATCCACATTTAGCCGTGCAGATTCCTTCGATTTGGGATGAAATGGGATTGCATTGTATTAACAAGAATGCTGAATGTCCTTATAACGTGGCGGGTTTTTCCTTTGCGGGAATGTTAGGGGTGATTATCGGTCATAGCGATCGCTGGTATGCTGTAGTAATTAATTCCAAAATCTCATTCTAAGTAGAGCGACGTAAATATTTTTAATTGTAAAAAGGTCGAGATAGAAGGCAGAAGGAAAGAGGGTTTTAGTTTAATTAACTTTTCTTAATATAGTTATGTTTTTTCCCCCCGACTTACTTATGTCAAGGCAATAAAAGCGAAAATAACTATTAATCATTGACCCTTGACCAGTAACAAATGACCAACTCTGATCTGATTGGACTAGCTGCTTCTTACACCTACGCTATAAGTTTATTAGCCCTTGGTGAAGGACTGCGAAAATTTTTTGGTATTCAGCCAGACTTAACTCGCAAAGTTATCCACATCAGCGCCGGAATGTGGATTTTTGGTGTGTTGCTGCTGTTTAAACATTGGCAAATTGGGATTATTCCCTTCGCTACCTTTATCGGTGTTAACTATCTGCTTTACCGTTATCGACTTATCGGTGCAATGGATACTGAAGATAGTTCTCCAGGGACAGTTTATTTTGCAATTTCAGTCACGCTACTTTTTGGGTTATTCTGGCGACCAGATAATTCAGTTGATCATGTCCCCATTGCTGTGGCTGGAATTATGGCTATGACTTGGGGAGACGCTTTAGCTGCATTAATTGGTAAAAGTTTTGGACAACACAAATACCAAATCGGTTCATCTGTACGTTCTTGGGAAGGTTCACTGGCGATGTTTTTAGCCAGCACAACAGCAATATTTTTGGTACTGATGTTTTTACCTGGTTCTTTTCTGAGTCCTTTAGCTGTACCTTTGAGTGTGAGCAAAGCTTTGTTAACAGCGTTAATTAGTGCGAGTTTCGCAACTTTTGTTGAAGCCATATCACCCCACGGTACAGATAACCTCAGTGTGCCACTAGTTACCGCAGGTGTAATTTGGGCATTGATGCAGATTTCAGTATAGAACTCTTGTACCTATCCCCGAAGAATTCCATGAGACTGTTGACGAATTAAAAAGGGTAAAACCAAACATCTGATAAAAATGGCAAAGATGAAGCAGAAGTAAAAATAGCTGTTTTTTCTTTCTTGTTTATACTAAGTTTTGTAACGAGCTTTTAAAAAATCGATATTTATGACACTTAGACCAAATCAACGCCAAAAATTAGATGATACGGATGATCGGTTATTTTATGCCTATCCTCGCTTCGTCACTCATGTTGATGATGGGTTTATTCAGCAGCTAACAGATTTGTACCGCGATCGCCTCAAACCCAACACTCGCATCATTGATATGATGAGCAGTTGGGTATCTCATTTACCAGAAGAGATAGAGTTTGCCCATATTGAAGGACATGGACTCAACGCTGAAGAACTAGCACGCAATCCGCGCCTAAATCATTACTTTGTCCAAAATCTCAACGACAATCCGCAGCTACCCCTACAAGATCAAGATTTTGATGCTGTGCTGATTTGCGTTTCTGTGCAGTATCTACAATATCCCGAAGCCGTCTTTTCCGAAATTCATCGCATTCTCAAACCTGGTGGTATTGCGATTATTAGCTTTTCTAACCGGATGTTTTTTCAAAAAGCCATTCAAGCTTGGCGTGATGCTTCCGAAGCCGCCAGAGTCGAATTAGTCAAGCACTATTTCACCTCAGTACCGGGATTTACCACTCCAGAAGTGATTGTTCGCCAGTCAACTATGCCCTATTTTTTACAGTTGATGAGTATTGGTGCGGGAGATCCTTTTTATGCTGTGATTGCTCATCGCAATTCCAACTCATAATTTGACATAAAAAACAAAGAGACGGGAACTTTCCCGCCTCTATAAATAAATGTATGAAAAATAGCGTTTTAAAGATTTAGTGATGCCAATGGCCAAGGTAGTTCGGACATCGACAGATGATATAGGAATACGGTTTGATGCCTGAATATATTTGTGTAAGCAGGGAGTAGGGAATGGGGAGTAGGAAAGAAGCCTACTCTGGGTGTACTGATTTTTTTCCAAAATCAAATATTAGTCTTATAACGACTAGACATCAAAGAGACTCTCAACTCTATAACCTGTCACCTGTCACCTACTCTATTACAGACTGGATAAAAGCCCAAAAACGCCATGTCCAGTAAATACTTCTAATGCTATCAGTGAGATAAAACCAATCATAGCTAAACGACCATTGAGAAGTTCTGAATATGGTTTAAAGCCAGTGCGATCGCCTTGCTCATCTACATAAATTTTTGGCTCAACCGCAAAGTTATTCATCTTGCCCTGATCATCAACAATAGAACCGTTGGTACGCATCAAATTTTCCCCAATTGCTTTCGCTTGTAAAGAAGTGTAACAGGATTAGTAAACTTTTGTAAAGTATCTGAGTCTACCCAAAGCTATATGATGATGTTCTGAGTTTTGAGTCATGTGTAACAAACAGGCTCTACTCCTCATGTCAACTCTGAGAAAACCCATGCAGCGATTCCGAGTAG is drawn from Aulosira sp. FACHB-615 and contains these coding sequences:
- a CDS encoding diacylglycerol/polyprenol kinase family protein; the encoded protein is MTNSDLIGLAASYTYAISLLALGEGLRKFFGIQPDLTRKVIHISAGMWIFGVLLLFKHWQIGIIPFATFIGVNYLLYRYRLIGAMDTEDSSPGTVYFAISVTLLFGLFWRPDNSVDHVPIAVAGIMAMTWGDALAALIGKSFGQHKYQIGSSVRSWEGSLAMFLASTTAIFLVLMFLPGSFLSPLAVPLSVSKALLTALISASFATFVEAISPHGTDNLSVPLVTAGVIWALMQISV
- a CDS encoding class I SAM-dependent methyltransferase, whose translation is MTLRPNQRQKLDDTDDRLFYAYPRFVTHVDDGFIQQLTDLYRDRLKPNTRIIDMMSSWVSHLPEEIEFAHIEGHGLNAEELARNPRLNHYFVQNLNDNPQLPLQDQDFDAVLICVSVQYLQYPEAVFSEIHRILKPGGIAIISFSNRMFFQKAIQAWRDASEAARVELVKHYFTSVPGFTTPEVIVRQSTMPYFLQLMSIGAGDPFYAVIAHRNSNS
- a CDS encoding chlorophyll a/b-binding protein, which encodes MRTNGSIVDDQGKMNNFAVEPKIYVDEQGDRTGFKPYSELLNGRLAMIGFISLIALEVFTGHGVFGLLSSL